The DNA segment CATATCCACAACAGCTTTTATGTAAGTTGCCCATGTGTCAGCTAGTGAATTCAACTTACGGAAAGCAGCAAGAAACACCGTCGGGCGCATGTACTCTGCCATTACCTCGGCTTGTTTGGTTTGCATCGCTTCCACTTCTGTAGATTCGGTGATTGGATCTGTCAGAACAAAGCCTTCTACGCTCTTCTGCTCCATGACGTAATCCACCGCTTCTTTCCACGTAAGCACACCATCGAGCACAAAGACGCAGGCATTCCAGTTTTGACCGGCATTCACTTTTGCAGCTTCAACCTGCGTTTTCAGCACACTGGTGCTTTTGCCCAAAACGGCATCGAGGTCGGTGTCTGTATTCACCATGTGCAAGCTGCCGCGCCCAGTATCTACCAGACCAATGAAGCAAAAAAACGTTCCACTTCCTTAAACGGTCCCTGATTACGGTTAAGGCGGTTTACTTGCACTATAGGGGTTGCCATTTGCACCTCTTATTTCTTGAGTTGTTCTATGGTTCGGCGGGCTAAATCGTGTAGCATTTCTTTTTTGTCTTCTGGCGTTGCACCAAGAAACGGACGGGCTGCGGGCTTACTCTCCCAGCGGGAGGAATGCGTATTGTTGCCACTTAGCAGCTTTATCAGCTTTCCTGCCTGCCCCTGCGTCAAGTTCTCGCAAATCCACTTAATGGAAACACGTTTCAGGCGAGATCCTTTGCCACGCTTCTTTTTGACAGAAACACGATAACCGGCAGCGTTAAGCGCTTTGGCTTGAGCTCGAGTAGCAGGCGCCTTGTAGTTCGGCGTTCCATATTGCTCTGCAGCTCTTGCAGCACTCCATGGTTCTGCAATCCCGTGCTGGTGCCTATAAGGCAACTTTGCCAACACCTCGATTCCCATACGCAAGCTCTGCTGCATCATGTCCACGCCCAAA comes from the Halodesulfovibrio sp. genome and includes:
- a CDS encoding DUF2586 family protein, with the translated sequence MVNTDTDLDAVLGKSTSVLKTQVEAAKVNAGQNWNACVFVLDGVLTWKEAVDYVMEQKSVEGFVLTDPITESTEVEAMQTKQAEVMAEYMRPTVFLAAFRKLNSLADTWATYIKAVVDMLSGLRAETVSVVPYLWGHELGTYVGRLCNRAVTVADSPMRVATGNLLGEWANKPQDMLGRPVDRSILKALADARFDCFRRTGNSHRRSLRRNKRNSARG